In a genomic window of Helianthus annuus cultivar XRQ/B chromosome 10, HanXRQr2.0-SUNRISE, whole genome shotgun sequence:
- the LOC110885681 gene encoding pleiotropic drug resistance protein 1 isoform X1 yields the protein MDGSDIYKASSSLRASISGQVRSSLRAASTSVWRNSGMDAFSKSAREENDEEALKWAAIEKLPTFDRLKKGLLLGSTGPSNEVDVDNLGMEERKRLLDRLVNAADEDNEKFLKRLRNRIDRVGIDLPTIEVRFEHLSVEADINTGSRALPSFFNFYLDIVEGFLNLFHLLPNRKKHITILDDVSGIIKPARMTLLLGPPSSGKTTLLLALAGNLAKDLQVSGKVTYNGHEFHEFVPMRTSAYISQNDVHIGEMTVRETLAFSGRFQGVGSRYEMLVELSRREKNANIKPDPDLDIYMKAAASKGQEASVVTDYTLKILGLEVCADTLVGDRMIRGISGGQKKRVTTGEMIVGPSKVLLMDEISTGLDSSTTFQIVNSLKQYVHILEGTALISLLQPAPETYNLFDDIILLSDGKIVYQGPRENVLEFFESMGFKCPERKNVADFLQEVTSKKDQEQYWITREEPYRFVTSKEFAKAYESFHVGRRLINDLATPYDKSKSHPAALTTEKYGLSTNELLKACFDREVLLMKRNSFVYIFKLVQLTFMAIVTMTVFFRTKMHREGIEEGGQYVGALFFGVTMVMFNGMAEIPMTIAKLPVFYKQRDYFFYPTWVYALPTWLVKIPVSFLEAGIWTILTYYVIGFDPNVWRFLKHFLLLAISNQMASALFRFIGSSGRNMIVANTFGSFSLLLLFSLGGFVLNRKDVKKWWIWGYWSSPMMYAMNGIVVNEYLGHKFKKPFLDTTLGKFLVTSRGMFADSYWYWIAVGALLGYTLIYNVLYVVALRFLSSEFLNLFNYLLSEYCCRSFVTFDMIYIAFEKVQSNTTGQEDSGELSSTANAENVNKKRGMILPFEPHSITFDDIKYSVDMPQEMKDQGVTDERLVLLKNLSGSFRPGVLTALMGVSGAGKTTLMDVLAGRKTGGIIEGDIRISGYPKKQETFARISGYCEQTDIHSPHVTVYESLIYSAWLRLPADVDENARKMFVEEVMELVELNPVRNALVGLPGINGLSTEQRKRLTIAVELVANPSIIFMDEPTSGLDARAAAIVMRTIRNTVDTGRTVVCTIHQPSIDIFEAFDELFLMKRGGQEIYVGPVGHQSTELIKYFEGIQGVSKITDGYNPATWMLEVTTSSQELALGVDFTELYKNSELYTRNKALIADLSQPRPGSSDLNFSTQYSRTFFTQCLACLWKQRISYWRNSPYTAVRFAFSTFIGLFFGSVFWDLGSKRKTTQDLSNSMGALYTSVIFLGVQNASAVQPVVDIERTVFYRERAAGMYSALSYAYAQVLVEIPYVFIQSSVYGLVVYSMIGFQWTAAKFFWFLFFMFTCLLFMTFYGMMTVAITPNADIAAIIAAAFYGLWNLFSGFIIPRPKIPIWWRWYYWANPMAWTLYGVIVSQFGDYDDLLTDGETVKGYLRRYFGFKHDFLGAIAGVHVGLMVFFAVIFAYCIKSFNFQKR from the exons ATGGATGGAAGTGATATATACAAAGCAAGTAGCAGCTTGCGAGCAAGCATTAGTGGACAAGTAAGAAGTAGTTTAAGAGCTGCGAGTACTTCTGTATGGAGGAATTCTGGTATGGATGCCTTTTCAAAATCTGCTCGTGAAGAAAACGACGAAGAAGCTCTTAAATGGGCCGCTATTGAAAAGCTACCGACTTTTGATCGTTTGAAGAAAGGCCTTTTGCTTGGATCAACTGGACCTTCTAATGAAGTCGATGTGGATAATCTTGGAATGGAAGAACGGAAACGGTTACTTGATCGCCTTGTGAATGCTGCGGATGAGGACAATGAGAAGTTCTTGAAGAGGCTTAGAAATAGAATTGATAG GGTTGGGATTGATTTGCCAACAATTGAAGTTAGGTTTGAGCACTTAAGTGTGGAGGCAGATATTAATACAGGAAGTAGAGCCTTACCTAGCTTCTTCAATTTCTACCTAGATATTGTTGAG GGTTTCTTGAATTTGTTCCATTTGCTTCCGAACAGAAAAAAACATATAACCATCCTCGATGATGTTAGCGGTATCATCAAACCAGCCAG GATGACTTTGCTCTTGGGCCCCCCAAGTTCTGGGAAGACAACGTTATTATTGGCATTGGCTGGGAATCTTGCTAAGGATCTTCAG GTCTCAGGAAAGGTGACATACAATGGGCATGAGTTCCATGAGTTTGTACCCATGAGAACTTCAGCTTATATAAGTCAAAATGATGTTCATATTGGAGAAATGACCGTTAGAGAAACACTGGCTTTCTCTGGCCGGTTCCAAGGAGTTGGATCACGTTACG AGATGTTGGTCGAGTTGTCACGAAGGGAGAAAAATGCGAACATCAAACCCGATCCTGATCTTGATATCTACATGAAG GCTGCGGCATCAAAAGGTCAAGAAGCTAGTGTTGTCACAGATTATACACTCAAG ATATTGGGGTTAGAAGTGTGCGCTGACACCTTGGTAGGTGATCGAATGATAAGAGGTATATCTGGGGGGCAAAAAAAGCGTGTCACAACAG GCGAAATGATTGTTGGACCATCGAAGGTTCTTCTTATGGACGAGATATCTACTGGTTTGGATAGTTCTACGACTTTTCAAATAGTGAATTCCCTAAAACAATATGTTCATATTCTTGAAGGAACTGCTCTCATATCTCTTCTTCAGCCTGCGCCAGAGACGTATAATTTATTTGATGATATTATACTCCTGAGTGATGGCAAGATTGTGTATCAGGGTCCACGCGAAAACGTGCTCGAATTTTTTGAATCCATGGGTTTTAAATGCCCAGAGAGGAAAAACGTTGCTGATTTCTTGCAAGAA GTGACATCAAAGAAAGATCAGGAACAATACTGGATAACAAGAGAGGAACCTTACAGATTTGTTACTTCTAAGGAATTTGCTAAAGCATATGAATCATTTCATGTTGGAAGGAGACTAATAAATGATCTTGCAACCCCGTATGATAAAAGCAAAAGCCACCCTGCCGCTCTTACAACAGAAAAGTACGGTTTAAGCACAAATGAGCTTTTGAAAGCTTGCTTTGATAGGGAAGTATTGCTAATGAAAAGAAACTCATTTGTTTACATCTTCAAACTGGTCCAA TTAACTTTCATGGCAATTGTCACTATGACTGTTTTCTTCCGAACTAAGATGCATAGAGAAGGTATTGAAGAGGGAGGGCAATATGTTGGTGCGTTGTTCTTTGGTGTCACCATGGTCATGTTCAATGGGATGGCTGAGATTCCAATGACAATCGCAAAACTACCTGTGTTCTACAAGCAACGGGATTACTTCTTCTATCCCACGTGGGTGTATGCTCTTCCAACGTGGTTGGTCAAGATTCCTGTGTCATTTCTTGAAGCCGGAATTTGGACAATTCTCACTTACTATGTTATTGGATTTGATCCTAATGTCTGGAG ATTCCTTAAACATTTTTTACTACTCGCAATAAGTAACCAGATGGCTTCAGCACTGTTCCGATTCATTGGTTCTTCGGGTCGCAACATGATTGTTGCAAACACGTTTGGTTCATTTTCACTTCTCCTACTATTTTCGTTGGGTGGATTCGTCTTAAATAGAA AGGATGTAAAAAAATGGTGGATTTGGGGATACTGGTCATCGCCAATGATGTATGCGATGaatggaatagtcgtaaatgaaTATCTAGGACATAAGTTTAAAAAG CCTTTCTTGGATACAACACTAGGGAAATTTCTAGTTACTTCTCGAGGAATGTTTGCAGACTCTTACTGGTACTGGATTGCTGTTGGGGCCCTGCTTGGTTACACTTTAATCTACAATGTGTTATATGTTGTAGCTTTGAGATTTCTCAGTAGTGAGTTTTTGAACCTTTTTAACTATTTGCTGTCAGAATATTGTTGTAGATCTTTTGTGACATTTGATATGATCTATATAGCATTCGAGAAAGTACAATCAAATACCACAGGACAAGAAGACAGTGGAGAATTATCATCCACGGCGAATGCAGAAAATGTTAACAAGAAGAGAGGAATGATACTTCCGTTTGAACCACATTCCATTACATTTGATGATATCAAGTACTCGGTTGATATGCCTCAG GAAATGAAAGATCAAGGTGTTACTGACGAGAGATTGGTGCTTCTTAAGAATTTGAGTGGATCTTTTCGACCTGGTGTTCTTACAGCACTTATGGGGGTTAGTGGTGCCGGTAAAACTACTTTGATGGATGTACTCGCGGGCAGAAAAACTGGTGGGATTATAGAGGGTGACATTCGTATTTCTGGGTATCCAAAGAAACAGGAAACATTTGCTCGGATTTCTGGATATTGTGAACAAACTGACATCCATTCCCCTCATGTTACTGTTTACGAATCACTGATCTACTCAGCTTGGCTACGATTGCCAGCAGATGTCGATGAAAACGCGAGAAAG ATGTTTGTTGAGGAGGTGATGGAGCTTGTGGAACTGAACCCAGTGAGGAATGCATTGGTCGGGTTGCCTGGTATCAACGGGCTATCCACTGAACAACGAAAAAGGTTAACAATAGCAGTTGAACTTGTGGCTAACCCATCTATAATATTTATGGATGAACCAACCTCGGGTCTAGATGCTAGAGCTGCTGCAATTGTAATGAGGACCATTAGGAACACGGTTGACACAGGAAGGACAGTTGTGTGCACCATTCATCAACCTAGCATTGACATATTTGAAGCTTTTGATGAG TTGTTCTTGATGAAAAGAGGAGGACAAGAGATATATGTTGGACCTGTTGGTCACCAATCTACCGAGTTGATCAAGTACTTTGAG GGTATCCAAGGGGTGAGTAAGATTACAGATGGATATAACCCTGCAACTTGGATGTTAGAAGTCACCACTTCTTCCCAAGAATTAGCTTTGGGGGTCGATTTTACTGAACTTTACAAGAATTCAGAACTTTATAC GAGAAACAAAGCGCTAATCGCTGACCTAAGTCAACCACGTCCTGGTTCAAGCGATCTCAATTTCTCAACTCAATACTCGAGGACGTTCTTCACTCAATGTCTAGCTTGTCTATGGAAACAACGGATATCATATTGGAGAAACTCTCCATATACTGCCGTTCGTTTCGCCTTCAGCACTTTCATTGGACTATTTTTTGGATCTGTTTTCTGGGATCTTGGTAGTAAAAG GAAAACCACGCAGGATTTGAGTAATTCGATGGGGGCTCTTTATACATCAGTCATCTTCTTAGGAGTCCAAAACGCATCTGCGGTGCAGCCTGTTGTCGATATCGAACGAACTGTGTTTTATAGAGAGCGAGCTGCTGGAATGTATTCTGCATTGTCATATGCCTATGCTCAG GTGTTGGTGGAAATACCATATGTATTTATCCAAAGTTCAGTATATGGTCTTGTAGTGTATTCCATGATAGGATTTCAGTGGACAGCTGCAAAATtcttttggtttttgtttttcatGTTCACTTGTTTGCTCTTTATGACATTCTACGGTATGATGACCGTTGCGATTACTCCTAATGCTGACATTGCTGCGATCATTGCTGCTGCGTTTTATGGACTCTGGAATCTTTTCTCTGGATTCATAATACCAAGACCT AAAATTCCAATATGGTGGAGATGGTACTATTGGGCAAATCCAATGGCATGGACATTGTATGGTGTTATTGTTTCACAGTTCGGGGATTATGATGATTTGCTTACTGATGGAGAGACAGTGAAAGGTTACTTGCGTCGATATTTTGGATTCAAACATGACTTCCTTGGAGCCATAGCTGGTGTTCACGTGGGATTGATGGTTTTTTTTGCCGTTATATTTGCTTATTGTATTAAAAGCTTTAACTTTCAGAAGAGATAA
- the LOC110885681 gene encoding pleiotropic drug resistance protein 1 isoform X2, which produces MDGSDIYKASSSLRASISGQVRSSLRAASTSVWRNSGMDAFSKSAREENDEEALKWAAIEKLPTFDRLKKGLLLGSTGPSNEVDVDNLGMEERKRLLDRLVNAADEDNEKFLKRLRNRIDRVGIDLPTIEVRFEHLSVEADINTGSRALPSFFNFYLDIVEGFLNLFHLLPNRKKHITILDDVSGIIKPARMTLLLGPPSSGKTTLLLALAGNLAKDLQVSGKVTYNGHEFHEFVPMRTSAYISQNDVHIGEMTVRETLAFSGRFQGVGSRYEMLVELSRREKNANIKPDPDLDIYMKAAASKGQEASVVTDYTLKILGLEVCADTLVGDRMIRGISGGQKKRVTTGEMIVGPSKVLLMDEISTGLDSSTTFQIVNSLKQYVHILEGTALISLLQPAPETYNLFDDIILLSDGKIVYQGPRENVLEFFESMGFKCPERKNVADFLQEVTSKKDQEQYWITREEPYRFVTSKEFAKAYESFHVGRRLINDLATPYDKSKSHPAALTTEKYGLSTNELLKACFDREVLLMKRNSFVYIFKLVQLTFMAIVTMTVFFRTKMHREGIEEGGQYVGALFFGVTMVMFNGMAEIPMTIAKLPVFYKQRDYFFYPTWVYALPTWLVKIPVSFLEAGIWTILTYYVIGFDPNVWRFLKHFLLLAISNQMASALFRFIGSSGRNMIVANTFGSFSLLLLFSLGGFVLNRKDVKKWWIWGYWSSPMMYAMNGIVVNEYLGHKFKKPFLDTTLGKFLVTSRGMFADSYWYWIAVGALLGYTLIYNVLYVVALRFLSTFEKVQSNTTGQEDSGELSSTANAENVNKKRGMILPFEPHSITFDDIKYSVDMPQEMKDQGVTDERLVLLKNLSGSFRPGVLTALMGVSGAGKTTLMDVLAGRKTGGIIEGDIRISGYPKKQETFARISGYCEQTDIHSPHVTVYESLIYSAWLRLPADVDENARKMFVEEVMELVELNPVRNALVGLPGINGLSTEQRKRLTIAVELVANPSIIFMDEPTSGLDARAAAIVMRTIRNTVDTGRTVVCTIHQPSIDIFEAFDELFLMKRGGQEIYVGPVGHQSTELIKYFEGIQGVSKITDGYNPATWMLEVTTSSQELALGVDFTELYKNSELYTRNKALIADLSQPRPGSSDLNFSTQYSRTFFTQCLACLWKQRISYWRNSPYTAVRFAFSTFIGLFFGSVFWDLGSKRKTTQDLSNSMGALYTSVIFLGVQNASAVQPVVDIERTVFYRERAAGMYSALSYAYAQVLVEIPYVFIQSSVYGLVVYSMIGFQWTAAKFFWFLFFMFTCLLFMTFYGMMTVAITPNADIAAIIAAAFYGLWNLFSGFIIPRPKIPIWWRWYYWANPMAWTLYGVIVSQFGDYDDLLTDGETVKGYLRRYFGFKHDFLGAIAGVHVGLMVFFAVIFAYCIKSFNFQKR; this is translated from the exons ATGGATGGAAGTGATATATACAAAGCAAGTAGCAGCTTGCGAGCAAGCATTAGTGGACAAGTAAGAAGTAGTTTAAGAGCTGCGAGTACTTCTGTATGGAGGAATTCTGGTATGGATGCCTTTTCAAAATCTGCTCGTGAAGAAAACGACGAAGAAGCTCTTAAATGGGCCGCTATTGAAAAGCTACCGACTTTTGATCGTTTGAAGAAAGGCCTTTTGCTTGGATCAACTGGACCTTCTAATGAAGTCGATGTGGATAATCTTGGAATGGAAGAACGGAAACGGTTACTTGATCGCCTTGTGAATGCTGCGGATGAGGACAATGAGAAGTTCTTGAAGAGGCTTAGAAATAGAATTGATAG GGTTGGGATTGATTTGCCAACAATTGAAGTTAGGTTTGAGCACTTAAGTGTGGAGGCAGATATTAATACAGGAAGTAGAGCCTTACCTAGCTTCTTCAATTTCTACCTAGATATTGTTGAG GGTTTCTTGAATTTGTTCCATTTGCTTCCGAACAGAAAAAAACATATAACCATCCTCGATGATGTTAGCGGTATCATCAAACCAGCCAG GATGACTTTGCTCTTGGGCCCCCCAAGTTCTGGGAAGACAACGTTATTATTGGCATTGGCTGGGAATCTTGCTAAGGATCTTCAG GTCTCAGGAAAGGTGACATACAATGGGCATGAGTTCCATGAGTTTGTACCCATGAGAACTTCAGCTTATATAAGTCAAAATGATGTTCATATTGGAGAAATGACCGTTAGAGAAACACTGGCTTTCTCTGGCCGGTTCCAAGGAGTTGGATCACGTTACG AGATGTTGGTCGAGTTGTCACGAAGGGAGAAAAATGCGAACATCAAACCCGATCCTGATCTTGATATCTACATGAAG GCTGCGGCATCAAAAGGTCAAGAAGCTAGTGTTGTCACAGATTATACACTCAAG ATATTGGGGTTAGAAGTGTGCGCTGACACCTTGGTAGGTGATCGAATGATAAGAGGTATATCTGGGGGGCAAAAAAAGCGTGTCACAACAG GCGAAATGATTGTTGGACCATCGAAGGTTCTTCTTATGGACGAGATATCTACTGGTTTGGATAGTTCTACGACTTTTCAAATAGTGAATTCCCTAAAACAATATGTTCATATTCTTGAAGGAACTGCTCTCATATCTCTTCTTCAGCCTGCGCCAGAGACGTATAATTTATTTGATGATATTATACTCCTGAGTGATGGCAAGATTGTGTATCAGGGTCCACGCGAAAACGTGCTCGAATTTTTTGAATCCATGGGTTTTAAATGCCCAGAGAGGAAAAACGTTGCTGATTTCTTGCAAGAA GTGACATCAAAGAAAGATCAGGAACAATACTGGATAACAAGAGAGGAACCTTACAGATTTGTTACTTCTAAGGAATTTGCTAAAGCATATGAATCATTTCATGTTGGAAGGAGACTAATAAATGATCTTGCAACCCCGTATGATAAAAGCAAAAGCCACCCTGCCGCTCTTACAACAGAAAAGTACGGTTTAAGCACAAATGAGCTTTTGAAAGCTTGCTTTGATAGGGAAGTATTGCTAATGAAAAGAAACTCATTTGTTTACATCTTCAAACTGGTCCAA TTAACTTTCATGGCAATTGTCACTATGACTGTTTTCTTCCGAACTAAGATGCATAGAGAAGGTATTGAAGAGGGAGGGCAATATGTTGGTGCGTTGTTCTTTGGTGTCACCATGGTCATGTTCAATGGGATGGCTGAGATTCCAATGACAATCGCAAAACTACCTGTGTTCTACAAGCAACGGGATTACTTCTTCTATCCCACGTGGGTGTATGCTCTTCCAACGTGGTTGGTCAAGATTCCTGTGTCATTTCTTGAAGCCGGAATTTGGACAATTCTCACTTACTATGTTATTGGATTTGATCCTAATGTCTGGAG ATTCCTTAAACATTTTTTACTACTCGCAATAAGTAACCAGATGGCTTCAGCACTGTTCCGATTCATTGGTTCTTCGGGTCGCAACATGATTGTTGCAAACACGTTTGGTTCATTTTCACTTCTCCTACTATTTTCGTTGGGTGGATTCGTCTTAAATAGAA AGGATGTAAAAAAATGGTGGATTTGGGGATACTGGTCATCGCCAATGATGTATGCGATGaatggaatagtcgtaaatgaaTATCTAGGACATAAGTTTAAAAAG CCTTTCTTGGATACAACACTAGGGAAATTTCTAGTTACTTCTCGAGGAATGTTTGCAGACTCTTACTGGTACTGGATTGCTGTTGGGGCCCTGCTTGGTTACACTTTAATCTACAATGTGTTATATGTTGTAGCTTTGAGATTTCTCAGTA CATTCGAGAAAGTACAATCAAATACCACAGGACAAGAAGACAGTGGAGAATTATCATCCACGGCGAATGCAGAAAATGTTAACAAGAAGAGAGGAATGATACTTCCGTTTGAACCACATTCCATTACATTTGATGATATCAAGTACTCGGTTGATATGCCTCAG GAAATGAAAGATCAAGGTGTTACTGACGAGAGATTGGTGCTTCTTAAGAATTTGAGTGGATCTTTTCGACCTGGTGTTCTTACAGCACTTATGGGGGTTAGTGGTGCCGGTAAAACTACTTTGATGGATGTACTCGCGGGCAGAAAAACTGGTGGGATTATAGAGGGTGACATTCGTATTTCTGGGTATCCAAAGAAACAGGAAACATTTGCTCGGATTTCTGGATATTGTGAACAAACTGACATCCATTCCCCTCATGTTACTGTTTACGAATCACTGATCTACTCAGCTTGGCTACGATTGCCAGCAGATGTCGATGAAAACGCGAGAAAG ATGTTTGTTGAGGAGGTGATGGAGCTTGTGGAACTGAACCCAGTGAGGAATGCATTGGTCGGGTTGCCTGGTATCAACGGGCTATCCACTGAACAACGAAAAAGGTTAACAATAGCAGTTGAACTTGTGGCTAACCCATCTATAATATTTATGGATGAACCAACCTCGGGTCTAGATGCTAGAGCTGCTGCAATTGTAATGAGGACCATTAGGAACACGGTTGACACAGGAAGGACAGTTGTGTGCACCATTCATCAACCTAGCATTGACATATTTGAAGCTTTTGATGAG TTGTTCTTGATGAAAAGAGGAGGACAAGAGATATATGTTGGACCTGTTGGTCACCAATCTACCGAGTTGATCAAGTACTTTGAG GGTATCCAAGGGGTGAGTAAGATTACAGATGGATATAACCCTGCAACTTGGATGTTAGAAGTCACCACTTCTTCCCAAGAATTAGCTTTGGGGGTCGATTTTACTGAACTTTACAAGAATTCAGAACTTTATAC GAGAAACAAAGCGCTAATCGCTGACCTAAGTCAACCACGTCCTGGTTCAAGCGATCTCAATTTCTCAACTCAATACTCGAGGACGTTCTTCACTCAATGTCTAGCTTGTCTATGGAAACAACGGATATCATATTGGAGAAACTCTCCATATACTGCCGTTCGTTTCGCCTTCAGCACTTTCATTGGACTATTTTTTGGATCTGTTTTCTGGGATCTTGGTAGTAAAAG GAAAACCACGCAGGATTTGAGTAATTCGATGGGGGCTCTTTATACATCAGTCATCTTCTTAGGAGTCCAAAACGCATCTGCGGTGCAGCCTGTTGTCGATATCGAACGAACTGTGTTTTATAGAGAGCGAGCTGCTGGAATGTATTCTGCATTGTCATATGCCTATGCTCAG GTGTTGGTGGAAATACCATATGTATTTATCCAAAGTTCAGTATATGGTCTTGTAGTGTATTCCATGATAGGATTTCAGTGGACAGCTGCAAAATtcttttggtttttgtttttcatGTTCACTTGTTTGCTCTTTATGACATTCTACGGTATGATGACCGTTGCGATTACTCCTAATGCTGACATTGCTGCGATCATTGCTGCTGCGTTTTATGGACTCTGGAATCTTTTCTCTGGATTCATAATACCAAGACCT AAAATTCCAATATGGTGGAGATGGTACTATTGGGCAAATCCAATGGCATGGACATTGTATGGTGTTATTGTTTCACAGTTCGGGGATTATGATGATTTGCTTACTGATGGAGAGACAGTGAAAGGTTACTTGCGTCGATATTTTGGATTCAAACATGACTTCCTTGGAGCCATAGCTGGTGTTCACGTGGGATTGATGGTTTTTTTTGCCGTTATATTTGCTTATTGTATTAAAAGCTTTAACTTTCAGAAGAGATAA